The proteins below come from a single Miscanthus floridulus cultivar M001 chromosome 1, ASM1932011v1, whole genome shotgun sequence genomic window:
- the LOC136504327 gene encoding T-complex protein 1 subunit gamma yields the protein MALHAPVLVLKDSLKRESGAKVHQANIQAAKAVADIIRTTLGPRSMLKMLLDAGGGIVVTNDGNAILREIDIAHPAAKSMIELSRTQDEEVGDGTTSVIVLAGEMLHVAQAFIDKNYHPTVICRAYTKALDDAIAVLDKIAMPVDVNDRGAMLGLVKSSIGTKFTGQFGDLIADLAIDATTTAGVDLGQGMREVDIKKYIKVEKVPGGQLEDSRVLKGVMINKDVVSPGKMRRKIVNPRIILLDCPVEYKKGENQTNAELMKEEDWQVLLEMEEEYIKNLCAQILKFKPDLVITEKGLSDLAIHYLSKAGVSAIRRLRKTDNNRIAKACGAVIVNRPEELQESDVGTGAGLFEVKKIGDEFFAFIVDCKDPKACTVLLRGASKDVLNEVERNLQDAMSVARNILKNPKLLPGGGATELTVSATLKQKSSSVEGVEKWPYEAAALAFEAIPRTLAQNCGLNVIRIMTQLQGKHANGENAWVGIDGRSGDIVDMKERKIWDSYSVKAQTFKTAIEAACMLLRIDDIVSGIKKKQAPGASAPKQPQIETEGDADNEQMIPE from the exons ATGGCGCTTCACGCCCCGGTCCTCGTGCTGA AGGACTCGCTGAAGCGGGAGTCTGGCGCGAAGGTTCACCAAGCCAACATCCAGGCGGCCAAG GCTGTTGCTGACATCATACGCACCACATTAGGTCCCAGATCCATGCTGAAAATGCTTCTGGATGCTGGTGGAG GTATTGTGGTTACTAATGATGGTAATGCTATTTTGAGGGAAATAGACATCGCACACCCTGCTGCCAAG TCTATGATTGAACTAAGTCGTACACAGGAtgaagaagttggtgatggcACTACATCTGTCATTGTTCTAG CTGGAGAGATGCTACATGTTGCACAGGCATTCATTGACAAGAACTACCATCCAACTGTTATTTGCCGAG CATACACCAAAGCGCTTGATGATGCTATTGCTGTACTTGACAAAATTGCAATGCCTGTCGATGTGAATGATC GTGGGGCAATGCTAGGCCTTGTGAAGAGCTCCATCGGTACAAAATTCACTGGCCAGTTTGGTGACCTTATTGCT GACCTTGCTATCGATGCTACGACAACTGCAGGCGTTGACCTTGGTCAGGGTATGCGTGAAGTTGATATCAAGAAATACATTAAAGTTGAAAAGGTTCCTGGTGGTCAGTTGGAGGATTCTAGAGTCCTTAAAGGAGTTATGATCAATAAGGATGTTGTGTCTCCTGGAAAAATGAGGAGAAAGATAGTTAACCCCCGTATCATCCTGTTGGACTGCCCTGTTGAGTATAAGAAAGGAGAAAATCAGACCAACGCTGAGTTGATGAAGGAAGAAGATTG GCAGGTTCTGCTAGAGATGGAGGAAGAATACATAAAGAACCTGTGCGCTCAAATTCTAAAATTCAAGCCTGATTTAGTAATCACAGAGAAAGGGCTCAGTGATCTCGCTATCCATTATTTGAGCAAGGCTGGTGTTAGTGCAATCCGTAGACTTAGGAAAACTGACAACAACAGGATTGCTAAAGCTTGTGGAGCAGTCATAGTGAACAGGCCTGAGGAGCTCCAAGAATCTGATGTGGGAACAGGAGCTGGCCTGTTTGAGGTCAAGAAGATAGGTGATGAATTCTTTGCCTTTATTGTTGACTGTAAAGATCCCAAGGCATGTACTGTTCTGTTGAGGGGAGCAAGCAAGGATGTATTGAATGAAGTTGAGAGAAACCTGCAG GATGCCATGTCCGTTGCAAGAAACATTTTGAAAAATCCAAAACTCCTTCCTGGAGGTGGTGCTACAGAGCTGACTGTGTCAGCAACACTGAAGCAAAAGAGTTCTTCAGTTGAAGGCGTGGAAAAG TGGCCCTATGAAGCTGCTGCTCTAGCATTTGAGGCAATTCCAAGGACTTTGGCCCAAAATTGCGGCTTGAATGTTATTAGGATAATGACACAACTTCAGGGAAAG CATGCTAATGGTGAAAATGCGTGGGTTGGCATTGATGGAAGGAGTGGTGATATTGTTGACATGAAAGAGCGAAAG ATCTGGGATTCATACAGCGTTAAAGCGCAGACGTTCAAGACAGCAATCGAGGCTGCTTGCATGCTTTTGAGAATCGATGACATTGTCAGCGGTATCAAGAAGAAGCAGGCTCCTGGAGCCTCAGCTCCAAAGCAACCCCAAATTGAAACTGAGGGCGATGCTGACAATGAGCAGATGATCCCAGAGTAG